The genomic window TCCTAAAACCGGGCAAGGACACGCCGCAGCCCTCACGGTGCGAGCCCATGGTCATCGCGATAGATGGCGCCGCCTTTCATCACAAAGTGGATGCGGCGAAGGGCACTGATATCCTGTGCGGGGTCCGCGTCCACAAACAGCAAATCTGCATACTTGCCCTCCGCGATAGATCCCAGGGAGTCCTCCTCACCCAGCATTTTTGCCGTTTGAATCGTGGCGGAGCGTAAAGACTCCAGGGGCGTCATACCCGCCTCCACGTAATACTCGGCCTCGCGCACCGTAGCCGTGGTCCCATCGTTGGGCTCCTGAGGTAACTGATCCGTGCCGAGACCGATATTCACGCCCACGGCGATGGCCGTTCGGAGCGCCTCCCAGTGCTGCTGACCTACGGAGTCGCGGCGATCGAGATACCACTGGGGCGAGCCAATGCGCTCAAAGAATGGTGCGGTCGCCGGCTGACTCACGACAATGGTAGGCACCAGCCAGGTGCCGGCACTCTTCATTTTTTGCAGTACTTTTTTATCCAGGGTGTAGCCGTGCTCAATGCTGTCCACACCGGCATCGACGGCAACGGTGGTGGCCGCCGAAGATCCCGAGTGGGCGGCTACCCTGGCGCCATAGCGATGCGCCGCATCCACCACCGCGTTGATTTCTTCCGGCGTCATCAGCGCCTCGGCAATGTCGCCACCGTCGGTGGCGATACCACCGGAAATCAGAATCTTCACCCAGGACGCTCCCAGACTAATCTGCTGCCGCGCCGCCTTGACCAGTTCATCGGGGCCATCAGCGTAGAGAACGCCGGGGCTGGAGCCGTGTCCCCCGGTGATGATGACGGACTCTCCCGCGGAAAAAATTCGCGGCCCGATGGACTCACCCTTGCGGATGGAGCGATCAAGGGCAAGATCGGCATGGCGGTCGTCGCCGGGGATACGAATGGTCGTGACCCCGGCGGAGAGCATGCCCCGCGCCGCAGCGGCCATGCGCAGAGCCAGAGCCGCATCCGTCTCATCAGACAGCTCGTTGGCCATTTTGCCCGGGAGAATAAGGCCGGGGTGCACATGCATGTTCATCAAGCCCGGAATGATCCACTGCCCCGTTGCATCGACTGTGCTGGCATCCTCGGGAATCGCGACAGCGTCTTTACTGCCCACCGCTGTAATGCGCTCCCCTTCGACGAGAATCACAGCGTCTTTTAGGGGGACTCCACCCTCCAGATCCACCACGGTGCCTCCCACAATGGCGGTGAGGGCAACGGCGGTGCGGGCAAACAACAGCAGGGGGAGAAGGACCGCTATAAAAAAAGCATTGGCTACAGTTTTCATGGTTGTATTCCTGTGGTGATGTGCCGGCCTCGGCAGCAGTTAGTCGCGTATCTGTCGATCTATCTCGGCTTCGAGGAAGGCCATGGGGATGGGGCCCGCCCGGAGCACAGCATCAACCCAGGCTCGCACCGGGGGACGCTCGGCCTGGGACTCGTAGGCCCCATAGAGATCTTTAAAGGCTTTAAAGCCCGTAAAGTAATCCGTGATCTGCAGGGGCGAATTCACCACCCGCTGCCATAAATTTGTCGCGAATTGCGGTGCTAACAACCCCTCTTCCCGGGCAAAACGCAGCACCTCGGCCTCGCCCCAGGCGGCGGTATTCACCTGCACGCTCACATAAGCCCGGGTAGCATTCTCCAGGCGTTTTCGCAGATGGGCCAGGCGTGTCAGGGGCGCATTCCCCGCCCAGCCTGCATCCAGCATGAGCTCCTCCACAAAACTCCCCCAGCCCTCCACATAGGAACCATTGGAGAACAGAGATCGCAGCGAGGGGGCCTCCGTCACCGCCACCTTGTACTGAAGGTAGTGGCCCGGGAACATTTCGTGAGCAAGAATCATAGTGTTGAAGTGGGTGTTAAAAGAGCGATAAAAGCCCTCCTTCACCTCAGCGGGGGCATCATCGGGGACCGACGGTACGTAAAAGAGCGTGTCCGCCTGAGGATCAAAGGGACCGCTGGGGTACACACCGCCCACGGCGGCACCGCTGAAATGCGCCGGTGAGAGCGCGATGAGCAAGGTGGTCGGCTTGGGCACCGTGGCGATCTGCTGCCGCTCCACAAAGCGCTCCGCGGCAAAGGTGAGTTCCGTGAAACTGTCCAGGAAGGCAGCGCTGTTGTCCTGTCGCTCCGCCTCCATGGCGTTCAGGGCCTCGTCGAGGCGCTCGTCATCATTGAGCTCGAGGAGACGAAACCGCTCCGCATCATCGGTACTGGCATTCGCCCAGCGAATAGACTCCTGATGCATGAGGGCGCGCACAGTCCGGAGCTCCTCCCCCGCTGCGGCAAGGAGTTTTGCCGGGGTGTACAGCCCGGAGGTGCGGCGCCGCAATTTTGCGGTATAAGCATCAACACCGATAGCCGCTTGCGCCTTGGCCAGAGGGAGGATCTGCTCCTCCAAATGCGATTGCAGGGCTGACATCGCGGCCAGCGCCTCAGCGATGGCATCCTCGACGCCCTGTCCTTGAGCAGGCTGCGGCCAGTCGGCCACCAGCTCGGGCAGACCGCTGCCGTAAAACTCCATACTCCCTGTCAGCACACTCAGGGCGCGGCGGGTCCGCAGGGCGTTCCCCGACGACAGGGTACTCACACCCAGGCGACACAGCCCGGCCACGCCCTGCAGTCTTGCAATAAGCGCCTCGCTGCGCACTTCTTCGGAAAGCTGTTCCCGCACGAGAGATGCGTGAGCGCCTGAGATACCTGCTCGGCGTACACTGAGCTGCCCCGTGAGCGGTTGGTCTTCGACCCATGTCGCCAGTTCGTTTTGCACCTGGGCAAGGACCACCCGGGCGTCGGTCTGATGCTTCGCCTGTAGCGATTCGTCAGACGACAGCGCGGCCTGCAAAGATTCCTCCGTGGCCTTGTTCAGTGCCAGCCATCGCGACAACCTTGCCTCGCTGAAATCCTCGAAAGCCCTGGCGCTGGCTGCATCGCCGTAGGCAAAGGCACGAGAGGGATAAAACTTACGCCAGGCATCGATATACGCTGAGGACAGACGATCAAAATCCAGGCCGGTGTTGTCTGCAGGGTTGCCCATAGGCAAAACGCCCTGCTGTTCTGCTTCCACAGCAGACTCAGGCGCTTTTTCCGGGCTCGCGCTCATGCCCGGCATTGGGAAACAGACAAAGCAGAGCATTGCAGCAACGGGGAGCACCGGCTTGAACCGGGGTGCTCCCGCTGCTTTTATTCGCGCCGTCTCAACACCAGGCTCAAAAACCACGGGCCCCTCCTAACTCACGCTAGAAGTTGTAGCGCGCTCGCAGACCGTAGCGCTGCACACCCGGCTCAATATGCAGACCACCCATGAAGGCTTTCTGATAGGAGTTGGTGAAGTAGGTGTCGTCAAACAGATTCTCGACATAAAAAGCGACGGTGTAGTTCTCGTGTTCTACACCGGCACGCAGATTAAAGATGTCATAAGCGGGGACTTCCCAGGGAAAGCCCTCACGAATTAGGGAGTCGATGGACGATCGAATTTCGTCGCGGTAAATGTATTCGCCGCGGACAAAGGCATCGAGATCGCCGGTCAACTGAAAGCTGTACTCGGCGTCAGCCGATACGGTCCATTCCGGGGAGTTCGGCACC from Congregibacter litoralis KT71 includes these protein-coding regions:
- a CDS encoding amidohydrolase family protein; this translates as MKTVANAFFIAVLLPLLLFARTAVALTAIVGGTVVDLEGGVPLKDAVILVEGERITAVGSKDAVAIPEDASTVDATGQWIIPGLMNMHVHPGLILPGKMANELSDETDAALALRMAAAARGMLSAGVTTIRIPGDDRHADLALDRSIRKGESIGPRIFSAGESVIITGGHGSSPGVLYADGPDELVKAARQQISLGASWVKILISGGIATDGGDIAEALMTPEEINAVVDAAHRYGARVAAHSGSSAATTVAVDAGVDSIEHGYTLDKKVLQKMKSAGTWLVPTIVVSQPATAPFFERIGSPQWYLDRRDSVGQQHWEALRTAIAVGVNIGLGTDQLPQEPNDGTTATVREAEYYVEAGMTPLESLRSATIQTAKMLGEEDSLGSIAEGKYADLLFVDADPAQDISALRRIHFVMKGGAIYRDDHGLAP
- a CDS encoding DUF885 family protein, yielding MVFEPGVETARIKAAGAPRFKPVLPVAAMLCFVCFPMPGMSASPEKAPESAVEAEQQGVLPMGNPADNTGLDFDRLSSAYIDAWRKFYPSRAFAYGDAASARAFEDFSEARLSRWLALNKATEESLQAALSSDESLQAKHQTDARVVLAQVQNELATWVEDQPLTGQLSVRRAGISGAHASLVREQLSEEVRSEALIARLQGVAGLCRLGVSTLSSGNALRTRRALSVLTGSMEFYGSGLPELVADWPQPAQGQGVEDAIAEALAAMSALQSHLEEQILPLAKAQAAIGVDAYTAKLRRRTSGLYTPAKLLAAAGEELRTVRALMHQESIRWANASTDDAERFRLLELNDDERLDEALNAMEAERQDNSAAFLDSFTELTFAAERFVERQQIATVPKPTTLLIALSPAHFSGAAVGGVYPSGPFDPQADTLFYVPSVPDDAPAEVKEGFYRSFNTHFNTMILAHEMFPGHYLQYKVAVTEAPSLRSLFSNGSYVEGWGSFVEELMLDAGWAGNAPLTRLAHLRKRLENATRAYVSVQVNTAAWGEAEVLRFAREEGLLAPQFATNLWQRVVNSPLQITDYFTGFKAFKDLYGAYESQAERPPVRAWVDAVLRAGPIPMAFLEAEIDRQIRD